A single region of the Nitrospirota bacterium genome encodes:
- a CDS encoding OmpA family protein codes for MSLRILVAGLAVFLVAGCVSSRQYKARVAEVGELKTEVSTLSGQLEATKKLCDEDRAALAQANDRLKGKVAELGEANARLTRAMEDDRTGLSADIARLESEVRQQKLRVEELKQSLARREKEVESQKAELDRLNEELLEAHQEKKAAVKDLTGTYDALVGELQGEIDRGRVAINQLRDRLSVSMVDKVLFDSGSSRVKPQGKEVLGRVAGILRKVQDRQIRIEGHTDNVAIGPELKKIFPTNWELSTARATNVARYLQERGVNPRLLSVAGYAQYHPVASNDTEEGRARNRRIEIVLVPLEPEEAAPDQAR; via the coding sequence ATGAGTCTGCGCATTCTGGTAGCCGGTCTGGCCGTTTTCCTCGTGGCCGGGTGTGTCTCCTCCCGGCAGTACAAGGCCCGTGTCGCGGAGGTGGGCGAGCTCAAGACGGAGGTCTCCACCCTCTCGGGACAGCTTGAGGCGACCAAGAAACTCTGCGATGAGGACCGCGCCGCCCTTGCCCAGGCGAACGACCGTCTGAAGGGGAAAGTCGCCGAGCTCGGCGAGGCCAACGCCCGTCTCACCCGCGCGATGGAGGACGACCGCACGGGACTGTCCGCCGATATAGCCCGTCTGGAGTCCGAGGTCAGACAGCAGAAACTGCGGGTGGAGGAGCTCAAGCAGAGCCTGGCCCGCCGCGAAAAGGAGGTGGAGAGCCAGAAGGCGGAGCTTGACCGTCTGAACGAGGAGCTTCTGGAGGCCCACCAGGAGAAGAAGGCGGCAGTCAAGGACCTCACGGGCACCTATGACGCCCTGGTGGGGGAGCTTCAGGGGGAAATCGACCGCGGCCGCGTCGCCATCAACCAGCTCCGCGACAGGCTCTCGGTGAGCATGGTGGACAAGGTCCTCTTCGATTCCGGAAGCTCCCGTGTGAAGCCCCAGGGCAAGGAGGTCCTCGGCCGTGTGGCCGGCATTCTCAGGAAGGTGCAGGACAGGCAGATCCGTATCGAAGGGCACACGGACAATGTCGCCATCGGCCCGGAGCTGAAGAAGATATTCCCCACCAACTGGGAGCTCTCCACCGCGCGGGCCACGAATGTCGCGCGTTATCTCCAGGAGCGCGGCGTCAACCCCCGGCTTCTGAGCGTGGCGGGCTATGCCCAGTATCACCCCGTGGCTTCCAACGATACGGAAGAGGGCAGGGCCAGGAACCGCCGCATCGAGATTGTCCTGGTCCCGCTCGAGCCCGAAGAGGCGGCCCCGGACCAGGCCAGATAA
- a CDS encoding rubredoxin, which translates to MSSLTEAGEPVVEKIPGGFRVDGLELRSGKCGCTSVARCCYSLSRVKRRSPGLIEFTAKMTDPETRDLFDWGYTVGKGALTVAVSVQDARDKEIYSGFIPPPVREWERRGWQVLESHGQREDGIVWRCAMSKWLYKEDAQGVRFEELPDDWTCPRCGSPKSGFEKIS; encoded by the coding sequence ATGAGTTCCCTAACCGAGGCCGGCGAGCCGGTGGTGGAGAAGATACCCGGAGGGTTCCGGGTGGACGGACTGGAGCTTCGCAGCGGTAAATGCGGCTGCACATCCGTTGCGCGCTGCTGTTACTCCCTCTCCAGGGTCAAAAGAAGGAGCCCCGGGCTCATCGAGTTTACGGCCAAGATGACCGACCCGGAGACCAGGGACCTTTTTGACTGGGGGTACACGGTCGGCAAGGGCGCCCTCACCGTAGCCGTCTCGGTGCAGGATGCCCGGGACAAGGAGATCTACTCCGGCTTCATTCCTCCTCCAGTTCGGGAGTGGGAGAGGAGGGGATGGCAGGTCCTTGAGAGCCATGGACAGCGGGAGGACGGCATCGTGTGGCGGTGCGCCATGAGCAAGTGGCTATATAAGGAAGACGCACAGGGAGTACGCTTCGAGGAACTGCCCGATGACTGGACGTGTCCACGGTGCGGTTCTCCGAAGAGTGGATTCGAGAAAATATCCTGA
- a CDS encoding rubrerythrin family protein — protein MPSTEQNLKDAFAGESQANRKYLAFADKAEKEGYKQVARLFRAAAQAETVHAHNHLRALGGIKSTGENLKEAIGGESYEFQSMYPPMVEEAAKEGRKQAEQSFTYANEVEKIHADLYKKALENLGRNEEVDYWVCSVCGNTVEGEPPDVCPICKSKKEAFKKVA, from the coding sequence ATGCCGAGCACGGAGCAGAACCTGAAGGACGCCTTCGCCGGAGAGTCCCAGGCCAACAGGAAATATCTCGCCTTTGCCGATAAGGCCGAAAAGGAGGGCTACAAGCAGGTGGCCAGGCTTTTCAGGGCCGCGGCCCAGGCAGAGACCGTTCACGCCCACAACCACCTCCGGGCCCTGGGAGGTATCAAGAGCACCGGGGAGAACCTCAAGGAGGCCATCGGAGGGGAGAGCTACGAGTTTCAGAGCATGTACCCGCCCATGGTCGAGGAGGCCGCGAAAGAGGGCAGGAAGCAGGCGGAGCAGTCCTTCACCTATGCCAACGAAGTGGAGAAGATTCACGCCGACCTTTATAAGAAGGCCCTGGAGAACCTGGGCAGGAACGAGGAAGTGGACTACTGGGTGTGCTCCGTGTGCGGAAACACCGTGGAGGGCGAGCCCCCGGACGTATGCCCCATCTGCAAGTCGAAGAAGGAAGCGTTCAAGAAGGTGGCCTGA
- a CDS encoding rubredoxin has translation MAVFVCEKCGATKEARCKPKKCPSCGGSGTMVKKG, from the coding sequence ATGGCGGTTTTCGTGTGCGAGAAATGCGGTGCCACCAAGGAGGCCCGGTGCAAGCCCAAAAAGTGTCCCTCTTGCGGAGGGTCGGGCACCATGGTAAAGAAAGGATAG